In Miscanthus floridulus cultivar M001 chromosome 5, ASM1932011v1, whole genome shotgun sequence, one genomic interval encodes:
- the LOC136453223 gene encoding mannan endo-1,4-beta-mannosidase 2-like produces the protein MAVGSGLALYHVLGVATCVALLYFTFGEVDLRQISLPSMPVSVSRPSSSSPSSRVAAVAAPFVERRGAQLFLDGRPFYANGWNSYWLMDQAVEPRSRDRVSRMFRTGAEMGLTVCRSWAFNDGAYNALQVSPGHFDKRVFKALDRVVVEAGRHGVRLILSLANNLEAYGGKTQYVRWAWEEGVGTSASNDSFFFDPAIRDYFKVYLKTLLTRKNHLTGVEYRDDPTILAWELMNEPRCTTDPSGDTLQRWMEEMAAYVKSIDKKHLLTVGTEGFYGPTSPQEKLNVNPGIWKDNNYGSDFIRNAKIPDIDFASIHLYPDTWLQQQHATVDEKLKFVKRWVASHIEDGDRELGKPVLTTEFGLSHRAKGFDHSHRDVFYKAVYDIVYRSAVRGGAGAGAFVWQLAVEDMEEFHDDFSVVPSEHPSLHRLIKSQSCRLAKLRRRVGGEEAKRMLSVCAAGSS, from the exons ATGGCGGTGGGCAGCGGCCTGGCCCTGTACCACGTCCTCGGCGTGGCCACCTGCGTGGCGCTGCTCTACTTCACCTTCGGCGAGGTGGACCTCCGCCAAATCTCCCTCCCGTCCATGCCCGTCTCCGTCTCcaggccctcctcctcctccccctcctcccgcGTGGCCGCCGTGGCGGCGCCCTTCGTGGAGCGGCGCGGCGCGCAGCTGTTCCTGGACGGCCGGCCGTTCTACGCCAACGGGTGGAACTCCTACTGGCTCATGGACCAGGCCGTGGAGCCGAGGTCCCGGGACCGCGTCTCCCGCATGTTCCGCACCGGCGCCGAGATGGGCCTCACCGTCTGCCGCTCCTGGGCGTTCAACGACGGCGCCTACAACGCCCTCCAGGTCTCCCCCGGCCACTTCGACAAGCGCGTCTTCAAG GCGCTGGACCGGGTGGTCGTGGAGGCCGGGCGGCACGGGGTGCGGCTCATCCTCAGCCTGGCGAACAACCTGGAGGCGTACGGTGGGAAGACGCAGTACGTGCGGTGGGCGTGGGAGGAGGGCGTCGGCACCTCCGCCTCCAACGATTCCTTCTTCTTCGACCCGGCCATCCGCGACTACTTCAAAGTCTACCTCAAG ACGCTGCTGACGAGGAAGAACCACTTGACAGGGGTGGAGTACAGGGACGACCCCACCATCCTCGCGTGGGAGCTGATGAACGAGCCCCGCTGCACCACGGACCCATCCGGCGACACGCTGCAG CGctggatggaggagatggcggcGTACGTCAAGTCCATTGACAAGAAGCATCTGCTCACCGTCGGCACCGAGGGGTTCTACGGGCCGACGAGCCCCCAGGAGAAGCTGAACGTCAATCCGGGCATTTGGAAGGACAACAACTACGGCTCGGACTTCATCCGCAACGCCAAGATCCCAGACATCGACTTCGCTTCCATCCACCTCTACCCTGACACCTG gctgcagcagcagcacgcgaCGGTAGACGAGAAGCTCAAGTTCGTGAAGCGGTGGGTCGCGTCCCACATCGAGGACGGGGACAGGGAGCTGGGCAAGCCGGTGCTCACCACCGAGTTCGGCCTCTCGCACCGCGCCAAGGGCTTCGACCACTCCCACCGCGACGTCTTCTACAAGGCCGTCTACGACATCGTCTACAGGTCGGCCgtccgcggcggcgccggcgccggcgccttcGTGTGGCAGCTCGCCGTGGAGGACATGGAGGAGTTCCACGACGACTTCTCCGTCGTGCCCAGCGAGCACCCGTCGCTGCACAGGCTCATCAAGTCGCAGTCGTGCAGGCTGGCCAAGCTGAGGCGCAGGGTCGGTGGGGAGGAGGCCAAGCGGATGCTGTCGGTGTGTGCCGCCGGCTCGTCGTAG